The DNA region GCATGAAAGAGGCCAGAGAAAAAGGTTTCTTAGCAAAATAATTTTTTAAAATCTCCACAAAATGGCTAAAAGAGGCAATAGAATACAGGTAATTTTAGAATGTACTGAACACAAAGAAAGCGGTAAAGCTGGAACTTCGCGTTACATTACTACTAAAAATAAAAAAAACACTCCAGATAGAATTGAGCTGAAAAAGTACAATCCTATTTTGAAAAAAATGACCGTTCATAAAGAAATTAAATAATTCGTTATTTCAGATAACGATTAAATACCTAAAAACATGGCAAAGAAAACAGTTGCAACATTAAAATCAGGTAAAGGAAAAGATTTTACGAAAGTGATTAAAATGGTAAGATCGCCTAAAACAGGTGCTTACACGTTCAAGGAAGAAATAGTTCACAACGATCACATCAAAGATTTCTTGGCGTCAAAATAAAATTTTCGCAAGAGAATAATTGTAAAACTTCTTTTCTGACCGAAGGGAAGTTTTATTTTTTTAGACAAGTCTTTCCAAAAAAATATTTTTTCAGACTCCAAATTCATGGGCATTTTCGGCTTTTTCAATAAAGAAAAAAAAGAAACCTTAGACAAAGGTCTATTTGTTACGAAGCAAAATTTATTTAGCAAAATAGCCAATGCT from Bacteroidia bacterium includes:
- the rpmG gene encoding 50S ribosomal protein L33 translates to MAKRGNRIQVILECTEHKESGKAGTSRYITTKNKKNTPDRIELKKYNPILKKMTVHKEIK
- a CDS encoding DUF4295 domain-containing protein; translation: MAKKTVATLKSGKGKDFTKVIKMVRSPKTGAYTFKEEIVHNDHIKDFLASK